A region of Prochlorococcus marinus CUG1416 DNA encodes the following proteins:
- a CDS encoding aminotransferase class I/II-fold pyridoxal phosphate-dependent enzyme has protein sequence MSISSFLTKKFLKSLFFPAHNRGAALPKKLVQLLKNQPGYWDLPELPEIGSPLSQNGLIAKTQKEFSDKFGAKGCFFGVNGASGLIQSAVISMAKPGETILMPRNVHISVIKICAMQNIHPIFFDLDFSSETGHYKPITKKWLKNVFKKINFNEKKIVGVILVNPSYHGYSGDLGPLIDLCHQKSLPVLVDEAHGSYFLFCENLNLPKSALISNADLVVHSLHKSLNGLTQTAALWYKGNLVNEQNLIKSINLLQTTSPSSLLLSSCEESIKDWLNKKSLSKYQKRIIEAKSIYKKLIQKNIPLIETQDPLKIVLNTSKAGIDGFTADNFFYKNGLIAELPEMMTLTFCLGFANQKDFINIFEKLWNKLLLNSKKSKSLEVLQSPFKLVQAPDIEIGIAWRSETRSIPFLQSLNKISGEIICPYPPGIPILVPGEKIDIDRFNWINNQSLYNKDLVNFNIRVI, from the coding sequence ATGAGTATTTCATCTTTTCTGACTAAAAAGTTTTTAAAGTCACTTTTCTTTCCCGCTCATAACAGAGGGGCAGCTTTACCCAAGAAATTAGTGCAATTATTAAAAAATCAACCTGGGTATTGGGACTTACCGGAACTACCAGAGATAGGTTCACCACTATCCCAAAACGGATTAATTGCCAAAACCCAAAAAGAATTCTCTGACAAATTTGGGGCGAAAGGATGTTTTTTTGGAGTCAATGGAGCCTCTGGATTGATACAATCAGCGGTAATTTCAATGGCAAAACCTGGAGAAACTATTCTGATGCCAAGAAATGTTCATATAAGTGTTATAAAAATCTGTGCGATGCAGAACATACATCCAATATTCTTTGACCTAGATTTTTCATCAGAAACCGGTCATTACAAACCAATAACAAAAAAATGGTTGAAAAATGTATTTAAGAAAATAAATTTTAATGAAAAAAAAATTGTAGGGGTAATTCTAGTAAATCCTTCTTATCATGGTTATTCGGGAGATTTAGGCCCTTTAATAGATCTTTGTCATCAAAAAAGTCTACCTGTTTTGGTTGATGAAGCCCATGGTTCATATTTCCTTTTTTGTGAAAACCTTAACCTCCCAAAGTCCGCTTTAATATCAAATGCTGATTTAGTCGTTCACTCATTGCATAAGTCGCTAAATGGTTTAACTCAAACTGCTGCACTTTGGTACAAAGGGAATCTAGTAAATGAGCAAAATTTAATCAAGAGTATTAATTTGTTGCAAACTACTAGTCCAAGTTCCTTATTACTTTCATCTTGTGAAGAGTCTATTAAAGACTGGCTTAATAAAAAAAGTTTATCAAAATATCAAAAAAGAATTATAGAGGCAAAAAGCATCTACAAAAAATTAATCCAAAAGAATATTCCCCTCATAGAAACCCAAGATCCATTAAAAATAGTATTGAATACCTCTAAGGCTGGAATTGATGGTTTTACTGCTGATAATTTTTTCTATAAAAATGGTCTTATTGCTGAATTACCCGAAATGATGACTCTAACTTTTTGCTTAGGATTTGCGAATCAAAAAGATTTTATTAATATATTTGAAAAGTTATGGAATAAATTACTATTAAATTCTAAAAAGTCTAAAAGTTTAGAAGTGCTCCAATCGCCCTTTAAATTAGTTCAAGCACCAGATATTGAAATTGGAATTGCTTGGAGGAGTGAAACTCGTAGTATACCTTTCTTGCAATCATTAAATAAAATTTCTGGAGAAATTATTTGCCCTTATCCTCCTGGGATTCCTATACTAGTTCCTGGGGAAAAAATTGACATCGATAGGTTTAATTGGATAAATAATCAAAGTTTATACAACAAAGATCTGGTAAATTTTAATATAAGAGTTATATAA
- a CDS encoding phosphatidate cytidylyltransferase, which yields MRLRSGLLIGIFGLIVVLLGGWFFTLATALLTYLALLEFFRMAEFKGIKPATKTTLFSSFVIIVSAYLETIGLLEGEISNSILPICSVGICTWLLLQPKPGTISDIAASIFGLFYLGFLPSYWIKLRGLDSVIINYNQGFISFENLSNTTGLNLTLTSCFLIVASDIGSYFIGKSFGKKSLSPISPSKTIEGLIGGISCSILLSIFFAFLLKWENPFLVGILYGILISLMALVGDLIESMMKRDAKIKDSGTFLPGHGGILDRIDSYIFTPSVLYYIFIILKYLN from the coding sequence ATGAGATTAAGAAGCGGATTACTTATAGGAATATTTGGTTTAATTGTTGTTTTATTGGGAGGATGGTTTTTTACATTAGCAACAGCGTTGCTTACTTATTTAGCATTATTAGAATTTTTTAGAATGGCAGAATTTAAAGGAATAAAACCTGCCACAAAAACTACATTATTTTCATCTTTCGTTATTATAGTTTCTGCTTATCTTGAGACCATAGGTTTGCTTGAAGGAGAAATATCAAATTCAATTTTGCCTATCTGTTCAGTTGGAATATGCACTTGGTTACTTTTGCAACCAAAACCTGGAACAATTTCAGATATTGCAGCTTCTATTTTTGGTTTATTCTATTTAGGTTTTTTACCTAGTTACTGGATTAAGTTAAGGGGATTGGATTCAGTGATAATAAATTATAATCAAGGTTTTATTTCGTTTGAAAACTTATCAAATACTACAGGTTTAAATTTAACTTTAACTTCTTGTTTTTTAATTGTAGCTAGTGATATTGGTTCTTATTTTATTGGGAAGTCATTTGGTAAAAAATCTCTTTCGCCAATATCTCCTAGCAAAACAATAGAAGGTTTAATTGGAGGAATATCCTGTTCAATATTATTATCAATATTTTTCGCATTTTTACTGAAATGGGAAAATCCATTTTTAGTTGGAATTTTGTATGGAATTTTAATTTCTCTTATGGCATTAGTTGGAGATTTAATTGAATCAATGATGAAGAGAGATGCAAAAATAAAAGATTCCGGTACTTTTTTACCGGGACATGGAGGTATTCTTGACAGAATTGACAGCTACATTTTTACTCCATCTGTTTTGTATTACATTTTTATAATTCTCAAGTATCTAAATTAA
- a CDS encoding alpha/beta fold hydrolase has protein sequence MTKTHFEQLSDLNLDYFESARISLLDPLGLYLANDVKWIKLNENWNSMKFPVVMGGKGQPILLLHGFDSSFLEFRRIYQSLKRNFQVIIPDLLGFGFSPRCATNEYNPSKIISYLIDLLKTLQITKNLKIIGASMGGSTALKLSFEFPDSIDKIILLSPAGLFGEPKNIPFPLNQIGASFLGLPQVRKSLCRQAFAFPDECVGEMEEQIASIHLGCKGWRNSLASFAKSGGFAGTHKYIQNIPIKAVCGENDRILGKKEIKNLRKIDKLNFVGLQNCGHLPHVDLPSLSSKIIHDYFLE, from the coding sequence TTGACTAAAACCCATTTCGAACAACTTAGCGATTTGAATCTTGATTATTTTGAGAGTGCCAGAATATCTCTATTAGATCCATTAGGTCTTTATTTGGCAAATGATGTTAAGTGGATTAAACTCAATGAGAACTGGAATTCTATGAAATTCCCTGTGGTCATGGGAGGAAAAGGTCAACCTATACTTCTCCTACATGGCTTTGACAGTAGTTTTTTAGAGTTTAGGAGAATATATCAATCATTAAAAAGAAATTTCCAAGTTATAATTCCTGATCTGTTAGGGTTTGGTTTTAGTCCTAGGTGCGCAACAAATGAATACAATCCCTCAAAAATAATTTCATATTTAATTGATCTCCTTAAGACCTTACAAATAACAAAGAATCTAAAAATTATTGGTGCCTCTATGGGAGGCTCAACAGCTTTAAAACTTTCTTTTGAATTCCCTGATTCTATTGATAAAATTATCCTTTTATCTCCTGCAGGATTGTTCGGAGAACCTAAGAACATTCCTTTTCCTCTTAACCAAATTGGGGCCTCATTTCTTGGATTGCCGCAGGTCAGAAAAAGTCTTTGTAGGCAAGCATTTGCTTTCCCAGATGAATGTGTTGGTGAAATGGAAGAGCAAATTGCTTCAATTCATTTAGGTTGTAAAGGATGGAGGAATTCACTTGCATCATTTGCGAAAAGTGGAGGGTTTGCTGGAACACATAAATATATTCAAAACATCCCAATTAAAGCAGTTTGTGGAGAAAATGATCGCATTCTTGGAAAAAAAGAGATTAAAAATTTAAGGAAAATTGATAAATTAAATTTTGTAGGGTTGCAAAATTGCGGTCATCTTCCTCATGTAGATTTACCATCATTATCTAGTAAAATTATCCATGATTATTTTCTGGAATAA
- a CDS encoding iron-containing alcohol dehydrogenase — MQSISPESIYRGNYAWEKSLPQITKLTKRPLIVGRGINTNNLRNKIFIDLKNQKLNVNSANLQFDCCYEDISRVKNIILKNNHDSVIAAGGGKVLDSGKYIADCLNIPCITVPLSASTCAGWTALSNIYTKNGQFIKDVALGSCPKILVYDHKFIQTAPSRTLASGIADALAKWYESSITSSTIDDGLVQQAIQISRVLRDQLLIDGEKAFKGEFENNLSWRNTIEACGLTAGLVGGIGGGKCRTAAAHAIHNAITQIITPNKFLHGEIVGVGLLLQLRLEEMKNNNKLADQSSKQLLVLMKELNLPTTIAELGINVFENNNLEKIANFTCRDKSEIHFLPFEIHKQDIVQVIANFEQQKIKI, encoded by the coding sequence ATGCAGTCAATCTCTCCAGAAAGTATATATAGGGGAAATTATGCCTGGGAAAAATCTTTACCTCAAATTACCAAACTAACTAAAAGGCCATTAATTGTAGGGAGAGGCATTAATACTAATAATCTGAGAAATAAAATTTTCATTGATTTAAAAAATCAAAAACTTAATGTTAATTCTGCTAATTTACAATTTGATTGTTGTTATGAAGACATTTCAAGAGTAAAGAACATCATCTTAAAGAATAATCATGATTCTGTTATCGCGGCTGGAGGTGGAAAAGTTCTAGATTCTGGAAAATATATAGCAGATTGTCTTAATATCCCTTGTATTACAGTCCCTCTTAGCGCCTCTACCTGTGCAGGTTGGACAGCCTTATCTAATATTTATACAAAAAATGGTCAATTCATAAAGGATGTTGCATTAGGATCTTGTCCGAAAATCCTAGTATATGATCATAAATTTATTCAAACAGCTCCATCAAGAACTCTTGCAAGTGGCATAGCGGATGCTTTGGCAAAATGGTATGAATCCTCAATAACAAGTTCAACAATTGATGATGGCCTTGTTCAACAAGCTATTCAGATATCAAGAGTTTTAAGAGATCAACTACTAATAGATGGTGAAAAAGCATTTAAGGGTGAATTTGAAAATAATCTTTCTTGGCGAAATACTATAGAAGCGTGTGGACTTACAGCAGGATTAGTAGGTGGAATTGGGGGAGGAAAGTGTAGGACTGCTGCCGCACATGCTATCCATAATGCAATCACGCAGATAATAACCCCAAATAAATTCTTACATGGTGAGATTGTTGGGGTTGGATTATTATTGCAATTGAGACTAGAAGAAATGAAAAATAATAATAAATTAGCTGATCAATCAAGTAAACAATTATTGGTACTTATGAAAGAATTGAATTTGCCAACTACTATTGCAGAACTTGGAATAAATGTTTTTGAAAATAACAATTTAGAGAAAATTGCTAACTTTACTTGTCGAGATAAATCTGAGATTCACTTCTTGCCTTTTGAAATTCATAAACAGGATATAGTTCAGGTCATTGCAAATTTTGAACAACAAAAAATCAAAATATAA
- a CDS encoding ATP-dependent Clp protease ATP-binding subunit, whose product MFERFTEKAIKVIMLAQEEARRLGHNFVGTEQILLGLIGEGTGVAAKVLKSLGVNLKDSRIEVEKIIGRGSGFVAVEIPFTPRAKRVLELSLEEARQLGHNYIGTEHLLLGLIREGEGVAARVLENLTIDLTKVRTQVIRMLGETAEVGSGTNSSKGNLKTATLDEFGTNLTKLASESKLDPVVGRHSEIDRVVQILGRRTKNNPVLIGEPGVGKTAIAEGLAQRIQIGDIPDILEEKRVLTLDIGLLVAGTKYRGEFEERLKKIMEEIKTAGNVILVIDEVHTLIGAGAAEGAIDAANILKPALARGELQCIGATTLDEYRKHIERDAALERRFQPVMVGEPSIEDTIEILKGLRERYEQHHRLKITDDALEAAAHLGDRYISDRFLPDKAIDLIDEAGSRVRLINSKLPPEAKQIDKELRQIQKQKEESVRDQNFDQAGQLREKEIELSTKIKEILENKKESTSKDQNDIDTNSVKNDSKLLQNPLVSEEDVAHIVASWTGVPVQKLTETESVKLLNMEETLHQRLIGQDEAVKAVSKAIRRARVGLKNPNRPIASFIFSGPTGVGKTELTKSLASYFFGSEEAMIRLDMSEFMERHTVSKLIGSPPGYVGFNEGGQLTEAVRRRPYTVVLFDEVEKAHPDVFNLLLQLLEDGRLTDSKGRTVDFKNTLLIMTSNIGSKVIEKGGGGLGFEFSGDSVEDSQYNRIKSLVNEELKQYFRPEFLNRLDEIIVFRQLTKNEVKEIAEIMLQEVFARLQDKGIKLNVTDAFKERLVEEGYNPAYGARPLRRAVMRLLEDSLAEEVLSGRIKDGDKALVDIDDNKKVTINISSEESPQELASANF is encoded by the coding sequence ATGTTTGAAAGATTTACTGAAAAAGCTATAAAAGTCATTATGCTTGCCCAAGAGGAAGCTAGACGACTTGGCCATAATTTCGTAGGAACGGAACAAATTCTTTTAGGTTTAATTGGAGAAGGAACGGGGGTCGCAGCAAAGGTACTTAAATCACTTGGAGTTAACTTAAAAGACTCAAGGATTGAAGTTGAAAAGATAATTGGTAGAGGTTCAGGTTTTGTAGCAGTTGAAATACCCTTTACTCCTAGGGCAAAAAGAGTCTTAGAATTATCTCTTGAAGAGGCTCGTCAACTAGGGCACAACTATATAGGAACTGAACATTTATTACTGGGCTTAATAAGAGAAGGTGAGGGCGTAGCTGCAAGAGTTCTTGAAAATCTTACTATTGACCTTACCAAAGTAAGAACTCAAGTTATAAGAATGTTAGGAGAAACAGCTGAAGTTGGTAGTGGGACAAATTCAAGTAAGGGTAACTTAAAAACTGCTACGCTTGATGAATTTGGAACAAATTTAACAAAATTAGCTAGTGAATCAAAACTAGATCCAGTAGTTGGACGACATTCAGAAATAGATCGTGTAGTTCAAATATTAGGTAGGAGAACAAAAAATAATCCTGTTCTCATTGGTGAACCTGGCGTAGGTAAAACAGCTATTGCAGAAGGTTTAGCTCAAAGAATACAAATAGGAGATATTCCAGACATACTTGAAGAAAAAAGAGTTTTAACTCTTGATATAGGACTTTTAGTTGCTGGAACAAAATATAGAGGAGAATTTGAAGAAAGATTAAAAAAAATAATGGAAGAAATTAAAACTGCGGGTAATGTAATACTTGTCATAGATGAAGTGCATACTTTAATTGGTGCCGGAGCTGCTGAAGGGGCTATAGACGCTGCGAACATTCTGAAGCCAGCATTAGCCAGAGGAGAACTTCAATGTATTGGAGCAACAACTCTCGATGAATATAGAAAACATATTGAAAGAGATGCTGCACTCGAAAGAAGATTTCAACCTGTCATGGTTGGGGAGCCATCTATTGAAGATACAATCGAAATCTTAAAAGGTCTTAGAGAACGTTATGAGCAACATCATCGTCTAAAAATTACTGATGACGCACTTGAGGCTGCAGCTCATCTAGGTGATCGTTATATATCTGATAGATTTTTACCTGATAAGGCTATAGACCTTATAGATGAGGCAGGAAGTAGAGTTCGTTTGATAAATTCTAAACTTCCCCCTGAAGCCAAACAAATAGATAAAGAACTAAGACAAATCCAAAAACAAAAGGAAGAATCTGTAAGAGACCAAAATTTTGATCAAGCTGGCCAATTAAGAGAAAAAGAGATCGAATTATCTACAAAAATTAAGGAGATATTGGAAAATAAAAAAGAATCTACATCTAAAGATCAAAATGATATTGATACTAATTCTGTTAAAAATGATTCAAAACTCTTACAAAACCCTCTAGTAAGTGAAGAAGATGTAGCACATATTGTTGCTTCGTGGACAGGTGTACCTGTTCAAAAACTAACAGAAACCGAATCAGTCAAGCTCCTTAATATGGAGGAAACACTTCACCAAAGACTAATTGGACAAGATGAAGCTGTAAAGGCTGTTTCTAAAGCTATTAGAAGAGCAAGAGTTGGATTGAAAAATCCTAATAGGCCTATCGCAAGTTTTATTTTCTCAGGACCTACTGGGGTTGGTAAAACTGAATTGACTAAATCCTTGGCTTCATATTTCTTCGGTAGTGAAGAAGCAATGATTAGATTAGATATGTCAGAATTTATGGAAAGACATACAGTTAGTAAACTTATAGGTTCCCCTCCTGGTTATGTTGGTTTTAATGAAGGTGGCCAGCTTACTGAGGCGGTTAGAAGACGTCCATATACTGTTGTTTTATTTGATGAAGTTGAAAAGGCTCATCCAGATGTATTTAATTTATTATTGCAACTACTCGAGGATGGTAGATTAACAGATTCAAAGGGTAGAACTGTAGATTTTAAAAATACTTTGCTAATAATGACTTCTAATATTGGTTCTAAAGTGATAGAGAAAGGAGGAGGCGGTTTAGGATTTGAATTTTCAGGTGATTCTGTTGAAGATAGCCAATACAATAGAATAAAATCTTTAGTTAACGAAGAACTAAAGCAATATTTTAGACCTGAATTTTTAAATAGACTTGATGAAATAATTGTATTCAGGCAACTAACTAAAAATGAGGTTAAAGAAATTGCTGAAATAATGTTGCAAGAGGTTTTTGCAAGATTACAAGATAAGGGCATTAAATTAAATGTAACAGATGCTTTCAAAGAAAGACTTGTTGAAGAAGGCTATAATCCTGCTTATGGTGCAAGACCCTTAAGAAGAGCTGTTATGCGCTTATTAGAGGATAGTTTGGCGGAAGAAGTTCTGTCTGGGAGAATAAAAGATGGAGATAAGGCTTTAGTTGATATAGATGATAATAAAAAAGTTACAATTAATATTTCTTCTGAAGAATCTCCTCAAGAGTTGGCAAGTGCTAATTTCTAG
- the rimI gene encoding ribosomal protein S18-alanine N-acetyltransferase, producing the protein MISIKRINENDIDLCYELDLNTLSLWTKKQWGSEFKKQGTKIVGLLIDNLLIGVCVFQVVLDEAQINYFVVDQKFRKKGFGSYLMNYLIKQCEKLNVKKLLLEVSRSNVIGQKFYSRFDFPTVGVRKNYYKDGSDALLKEKKITK; encoded by the coding sequence ATGATATCTATTAAACGAATAAATGAGAATGATATTGATTTATGTTATGAATTAGATTTAAATACACTTTCGTTATGGACCAAAAAACAATGGGGTAGTGAATTCAAAAAGCAGGGTACAAAAATCGTCGGTTTGTTAATTGATAATTTACTTATAGGAGTGTGCGTTTTTCAAGTTGTTCTTGACGAAGCTCAAATAAATTATTTTGTAGTAGACCAGAAGTTTAGGAAAAAGGGTTTTGGCTCTTACCTTATGAACTATTTAATAAAACAATGTGAAAAATTAAATGTAAAAAAATTACTTTTGGAAGTATCTAGGAGTAATGTTATTGGTCAAAAATTTTATAGCCGCTTCGATTTCCCTACTGTCGGGGTTAGAAAAAACTATTATAAAGATGGTTCGGATGCTCTTCTAAAAGAAAAAAAAATAACAAAATAA
- the lysA gene encoding diaminopimelate decarboxylase, whose product MEEKKSFLRQTIDLESPNKNIVPVTTSVEVDGKLSVGGCSVEELVRKYDSPLYVLDEITLRNSCRAYKKALKKYYPGKSLPIYASKANSSIFMSNLVSSEGLGLDAVSEGELLTALKGGVPNEKIVFHGNNKSDKEIQFAVRNNIKIIVDNDFDLKRLEAISNSLNHDLEIMIRFTPGIECHTHEYIRTGSFDSKFGFGIEYLNILFASIRETKHLKLTGIHAHIGSQIFELEPHNDLSEIMVKVILDAKKFGHNIEELNVGGGLGIKYTESDDPPSIDEWVKTISNSVIKACQKNNLDFPTLMCEPGRSIVSTAGITIYKIGAFKEIPGIRTYLSVDGGMSDNPRPITYQSNYSACLVSNPHNFNSKNKYTIAGKHCESGDVLFKEIELADCKTGDLICVFGTGAYNNSMSSNYNRIPRPAAILVCDGEAEIIQKRESPSDLLKYDVLPDRFIKQN is encoded by the coding sequence ATGGAAGAAAAAAAATCCTTTTTAAGACAGACAATTGACCTGGAAAGTCCAAATAAGAATATCGTACCTGTTACTACTTCCGTAGAAGTTGATGGAAAATTATCAGTTGGTGGATGTTCTGTTGAAGAATTAGTTAGAAAATATGATTCTCCTCTTTATGTTTTGGATGAAATCACTTTGAGAAACTCTTGTAGAGCATATAAAAAAGCATTAAAAAAATACTACCCAGGAAAGTCTCTACCGATATATGCATCAAAAGCAAATAGTTCAATTTTTATGAGTAACCTTGTTTCCTCAGAAGGTTTAGGACTTGATGCGGTTTCAGAAGGTGAATTATTAACTGCTCTAAAAGGCGGGGTACCAAATGAAAAGATTGTTTTTCATGGTAACAATAAATCTGATAAAGAGATCCAATTCGCAGTCAGAAACAATATAAAAATAATTGTAGATAATGACTTTGACTTAAAAAGATTAGAGGCAATTTCAAATTCATTAAATCATGACTTAGAGATCATGATTCGCTTTACTCCTGGAATAGAATGCCACACACATGAATACATAAGGACAGGATCATTTGATAGCAAGTTTGGTTTTGGAATTGAATATTTGAATATTTTGTTTGCCAGTATAAGAGAGACTAAACATCTAAAATTAACAGGGATACATGCTCATATTGGTTCCCAGATTTTTGAACTAGAACCTCATAATGATCTTAGTGAAATTATGGTAAAGGTAATTTTAGACGCCAAAAAATTTGGCCATAATATCGAGGAACTAAATGTTGGTGGAGGTTTAGGTATTAAATATACAGAAAGTGATGATCCCCCTTCAATTGATGAATGGGTAAAAACAATTTCTAATTCTGTTATTAAGGCTTGTCAAAAAAACAATTTAGATTTCCCTACATTAATGTGTGAACCTGGAAGATCTATTGTATCTACAGCAGGTATAACAATTTACAAAATTGGAGCCTTTAAAGAAATTCCAGGTATCAGAACATACTTATCTGTTGATGGTGGGATGAGTGATAATCCAAGACCAATAACATATCAATCAAATTATTCTGCATGTTTGGTAAGTAATCCCCATAATTTTAATTCCAAAAATAAATATACTATTGCTGGTAAGCACTGCGAATCAGGAGATGTATTATTCAAGGAGATAGAATTAGCAGATTGCAAAACAGGTGATCTAATTTGCGTTTTTGGTACTGGTGCATACAATAATTCAATGAGTTCTAACTACAACAGAATTCCAAGACCTGCTGCAATCTTAGTTTGTGATGGTGAAGCAGAGATTATTCAAAAGAGAGAAAGTCCATCTGATCTTTTAAAATATGATGTCTTACCTGATCGCTTTATTAAACAAAATTAG
- the cdaA gene encoding diadenylate cyclase CdaA has product MNFWGIINLNLLLDVLFAVGFGLLLFSRVKEKRTLWLLRGYLFLVSSAWFIQRYAYLPLTSKLIDAVVLACSLSLAILWQGELRRLMELLGTGRLAVLLGNPPKEFRATSTTITQLVDTAGKLSQNRRGALIVVDLGSDLRPEDFLYSGTKIEAQLSTDLLINLFATDTPLHDGAVLVKGNKIISAGVILPLSRQGISRYGTRHLAALGITERFDRCICIVVSEETGTLSLANQGKLERPITSSRLQELLVNLIGNQNSIGTSKSSLSKNALSQNTNQSDNIITDINVKESNKSEIFTHKKD; this is encoded by the coding sequence GTGAATTTCTGGGGGATTATAAATTTAAATCTTTTATTAGATGTTTTATTTGCTGTTGGTTTTGGACTTTTATTATTTTCTAGAGTAAAAGAAAAGAGGACACTTTGGCTTTTAAGAGGATATTTGTTTTTAGTCTCATCCGCATGGTTTATACAAAGATATGCCTACCTTCCATTAACATCAAAATTAATTGATGCAGTAGTACTCGCTTGCTCTCTTTCATTAGCGATTCTTTGGCAAGGTGAGCTTAGAAGATTAATGGAATTATTAGGCACTGGTAGGTTAGCTGTTTTACTAGGAAATCCACCCAAGGAATTTAGAGCAACTTCAACAACTATTACTCAATTAGTTGATACTGCAGGTAAACTCTCTCAAAATAGAAGAGGTGCTTTAATTGTTGTAGATTTGGGGAGTGACTTAAGGCCCGAAGATTTTTTATATTCTGGTACTAAAATTGAAGCACAATTGTCAACTGACCTTTTAATAAATCTTTTTGCAACAGATACACCTTTACATGATGGTGCAGTTCTTGTGAAAGGTAACAAAATAATATCTGCGGGTGTAATACTTCCTCTATCCAGGCAAGGAATTAGTAGATACGGCACAAGACATTTAGCCGCATTAGGAATCACAGAAAGATTTGATAGATGTATTTGTATTGTTGTTTCTGAAGAGACAGGTACATTATCCTTAGCGAACCAAGGCAAACTGGAAAGACCAATTACAAGCAGTAGGTTACAAGAACTTCTTGTAAATTTAATTGGTAATCAAAACTCTATAGGAACAAGCAAATCATCTTTAAGTAAAAATGCCTTATCCCAAAACACAAACCAAAGTGATAACATTATCACTGATATAAATGTAAAAGAGTCCAATAAATCAGAAATCTTTACTCACAAAAAGGATTAA
- a CDS encoding isoprenyl transferase: MSLGKIIDKANNDLFKRIDKQKVPEHVAIIMDGNGRWATKKGLPRSFGHNKGVSVLKEIIRASNKLGCKILTVYAFSTENWTRPTKEVDFLINLFTEVLKNEIKEIHQESIKIKFIGDLTPLPETLKKTIYSSESLTKNNNAFLLNVCVNYGGRQEIVKVAKELALKSSSGEINPSEVNEELFNSTLLTQGINDPELLIRTSGEKRISNFLLWQLAYSEIYISDVLWPDFNELEFLKAIIDYQSRNRRFGGIESLPNGSYEDSQCTS, translated from the coding sequence ATGAGCTTAGGGAAAATAATTGACAAGGCAAATAATGACTTATTCAAGAGAATAGATAAGCAAAAAGTACCAGAACACGTAGCAATAATTATGGACGGAAATGGGAGATGGGCCACTAAAAAAGGCCTACCTAGATCATTTGGTCATAACAAGGGCGTTAGTGTATTAAAAGAGATTATTAGAGCATCAAACAAATTAGGTTGTAAGATACTTACTGTTTATGCTTTTTCAACTGAAAATTGGACAAGGCCAACTAAAGAAGTTGATTTCCTTATAAATCTTTTTACCGAAGTTTTAAAAAATGAAATTAAAGAGATACATCAAGAATCAATTAAAATAAAATTTATTGGGGATTTAACCCCCTTACCAGAGACTTTAAAAAAAACAATTTACAGTTCAGAATCTCTAACTAAAAACAATAATGCTTTTTTATTAAATGTTTGTGTAAATTACGGAGGTAGACAAGAAATAGTAAAAGTTGCGAAAGAACTAGCATTAAAATCTTCTTCTGGGGAAATAAATCCAAGTGAAGTTAATGAAGAATTATTTAATTCAACGCTATTAACTCAAGGAATTAATGATCCAGAATTACTAATAAGAACAAGTGGAGAAAAAAGGATAAGTAATTTTCTTTTATGGCAATTAGCTTATTCAGAAATTTATATATCTGACGTATTGTGGCCTGACTTCAATGAGTTAGAATTTCTTAAAGCAATAATTGATTACCAATCAAGGAATAGACGTTTCGGCGGTATAGAATCATTACCAAATGGATCTTATGAAGATTCTCAATGTACTTCCTAA